tctccgtaatatcgctaaaattcgctccattttgtccacgaaagacgcggagatcattatccatgcgtttgttacgtctcgtctcgactactgtaacgtattattttcgggtctccccatgtctagcattaaaagattacagttggtacaaaatgcggctgctagacttttgacaagtacaagaaagtttgatcatattacgcctgtactgtatatacctttatatacataagtacatacatatatacctaaactgtatatacctttatatacatatatacatacatatatacctatactgtatatacctttatatacatatatacatacatatatacctatactgtatatacctttatatacatatatacatacatatatacctatactgtatatacctttatatacatatatacatacatatatacctatactgtatatacctttatatacatatatacatacatatatacctatactgtatatacctttatatacatacatatatacctaaactgtatatacctttaaatacatatatacatacatatatacctatactgtatatacctttatatacatacatacctatactgtatatacctttatatacatacatatataactatactgtatatacctttatatacatatatacctatactgaatatacctttatatacatatatacatacatatatacctatactgtatatacatatatacatacatatatacctgtactgtatatacctttatatacatacatatataactatactgtatatacctttatatacatatatacctatactgaatatacctttatatacatatatacatacatatatacctatactgtatatacctttatatacatatatacatacatatatacctgtactgtatatacctttatatacatatatacatacatatatacctatactgtatatacctttatatatatatacatacatatatacctatactgtatatacctttatatacatatatacatacatatatacctatactggctcacctgcactggcttcctgtgcacttaagatgtgactttaaggttttactacttagtataaaatactacacggtctagctccatcctatcttgccgattgtattgtaccatatgtcccggcaagaaatctgccttcaaaagactccggcttattagtgattcctagagcccaaaaaaagtctgcgggctatttagcgttttccgttcgggctccagtattctggaatgccctccctgtaacagttcgagatgctacctcagtagaagcatttaagtctcaccttaaaactcatctgtatactctagcctttaaatagacctcctttttagaccagttgatctgccgcttcttttctttctcctatgtaccccccctcccttgtggagggggtccggtccgatgaccatggatgaagtactggctgtccagagtcgagacccaggatggaccgctcgcttgtgtatcggttggggacatctcaacgatgctgatccgcctccgcttgggatggtttcctgtgaacgggactctcgctgctgtcttggatccgcttgaactgaactctcgcggctgtgttggagccactatggattgaactttcacagtatcatgttagacccgctcgacatccattgctttcggtcccctaggggggggggttacccacatctgaggtcctctccaaggtttctcatagtcagcatgcgtcccactggatgtgaattctccctgcccaccgggtgtgagttttccttgcccttttgtgggttcttccgaggatgttgtagtcgtactgatttgtgcagtcctttgagacatttgtgatttggggctatataaataaacattgattgattgcttgatattATTATCTAGTTGTAATGGTGTCCGGGTGGTAAGagtggacaatattgtgtgtGCAGTCATTACACAtgccaagttaactttcagtttcgatctcCGACGCAACATACGCACAAAAGCCCAGGAGGAGGCCGACTTTAGATGCCTCGGTCTGAAACTAAACCAGGAGATTGCCCGAGACTCGGAACTGCATGAATACCTAATGTCTGGTTGTCGCCCCAAAAGATGAAAACCGAAGAGTCCGTCAGGCTCATCTGCGAGGTGAGGAGAACGTCCATCTGGGAGTCCCCGTCGTAGTCGCCGGGCACCACACTGGTGAGGACGGTGTCACTGGCACAGGGAGGACAGAACATGGCAAACCTACTCCAGCATTACCAGGAACATGTGGTCTGGTCACCATGGCGACCAGTGTAAACTCACCTTGGCAGAATGCCTTTGGAGATGTTAACCCTGGGCTTGAAGTACGGTGCTTTGGAGTCCGCCAGGAAGATCACCAGCTCAGACTCTGCATTAAAAATACATTGTTAGAAGGGGAATATGTAAGATATCATAATGTGGGAAAGCGGGAGTGACGTCATACGTTCCCTGATGATGAAGATGTCCGTCTGTTTGTCGGCGTTAAAGTCCCCAAACGCCGCCAGCGTGCCGTTGTTTTTGGCACCGAAAAGGTCGGCCGTCACGTCCTGGAGGGCGAACGTTTCGTACTTGGCGACAAACGGTAGCAAAAAGGCCAAAACGGCCCAGTTAAAGGAGCGCATCCTGGAGCAGGTGCGGATCCTGACAACAACAATACGGCACGCCGCTTTACGGCATGAGGAAACGGCACGTCTTTTACGTTAACCGCTATATGAAAGCAACAGAAATGATTTTAAACGACTTTTTTATATTTCTATACGCGTCCGTTTGTTGCAAAGTGTGCACATTAACCGCGTGGACGCGTGTCACCGAATGAGATATTTCCACTTCCGCGTTTACGTTAGTGCCGCGCTAATGTAATTCCAGTGTTTGACAGCGGCGCAACGGAACGGAAGTTGTAGTAGTGTCGTCATGTGGGTTCGCTGTGAAAATAAAGGTTGAGTGCTTcaaaaaaaaacttacataaTGCTCTTTTTGAACACCTGAAGTATagtttaattatatatatttacgtatTAAATGGTCTATTCAAAGTAAAACTGACTTTTAATGACggatttttttcaaagtcttgctacttggttttattttgaaagtctaTACCTAACCGGTGGTTTAAACGTAATGCAACTTGACAGCTTGCAAACATGGCGGATGTCAAGTGTTTGATAGCGGTGCAACTGAACGGAAGTTGTAGTAGTATCGTTATGTGGGTTTGCTGTGAAAATAAAGGTTCTGCGCTTCAAAAAACTTACATAATGCTCATTTCGAACACCTCAAATATAGTttcattatttatatttgaataatAAATGGCTTATTTAAGGTAAAATTGACTTTTGATGACGTATTTTTTTCAAAGTCTCGCtacttggttttattttgaaagtccaCACCTGACCTGCGGTTTAAACGTGGCGCAACTTGACAGCTTGCAAACATGGCGAGCTTGGCGGATGTCAGTTGGAAACTGCTGGAATTCAAAGCCCGGTCTAAAAGATCAGGTCAGACTTAACTTCACTTTTCAGGGTTTTTTGTTTATTCAGAACGACTGTGCAGTGTCTTAACCACATTTAACCATGTTTAAACGGTGCTCGACACACAGTCATGCGCCAGCCTGCATGCAATAGACAAGCATGAAAGGTCAGAGGTTAAATGTGCAGCATGTGAGGACTATTTTAAGATTTTATTCACCTCCTGTGACattcagatttaaaaaaagcattgcTTCAGACGTGTGCATAAACAACATGGCATGGTGTCGTATTGGGAATTCATGGCAGGAATATTTTGCAACACAACTTGAGAAAGCTGGCTTGACAAACTACTTTTATGCAAACAAATCATTCCACATGTTAATTCTCATGTCAGCATTTGTGAGTCAAatggttctgtttgtttttttatgacaaTATGTTGGAACATTCCACTGAATCCGTGCCATTTGCTTGTTgtcattagaccaggggtcaccaacacggtgcccgtaaggaccagatgagtcgcccgctggcctgttctaaaaatagctcaaatagcagcacttaccagtgagctgcctctattttttttttttttttatttactactgggaacgcctcgggatcccccgggaagagctagacgaagtagctggggagagggaagtctgggtttccctgcttaggctgttgcccccgcgacccgacctcggctaagcggaagaatatggatgatggatatttatttactagcaagttggtctcgctttgcttgacatttttaattctaaacgagacacaaaactcaaatagaatttgaaaatccaagaaaatattttaaagacttggtcttcacttgtgtaaataaattcattgatttttttactttgcttcctataactttccgaaagacaattttagagaaaaaatacaaccttaaaaatgattttacgattttaaacacatatacctttttaccttttaaattccttccttttctttcctgacaaattaaatacattttcaagtatttaaaataaataattaaatcaacataaaaaacacaagatacacatacaattagtgcaccaatccCCAAAAAATCACACTTACTTATGGTCTACCGGgctgcggctcgattggtaccgggccacagaagaattttttttttttatagttaaatcaacaaaaaagcaCGAGattcacttacaattagtgcaaaaacccaaaaaaactccctttttcatgacaaaaaaaaaaattccggaccataaggcgcaccagattttaGGACGCGTTAAAAggagtctatttttttttttgtctaaatttaGAACACTTCCTGTCatttggtaccgggctgcagaatattttatatttattttttatatacagatatgttttttttttattaaatcaacataataaaacacaagacacacttacaattagtgcaccaacccaaaaataactccctttttcttgacaaaaaaataaataaatacaattttccggaccataaaatgcaccggattataggacgcattaaaaggagtcatgtatatatatattgtttttttttctaaaactgGAACACATATTTACGTTCTACCGGGCCGCGGCTGGATTGGTACATGGccgagaatatatatatatttttttatagttaaatcaaaataaaaaacacaagatacacttacaatgagtgcaaaaaccccaaaaaactctgtttttcgtgacaaaaaaaataaattccggaccataaggcgcaccggatcatAGGACGCATTAAAAggagtctttttttttgtgtctaAATTTAGAACACTTCCTGTCATTTGGTACCAGGCtgcagaatattttatatttattttttatatacatatatggttttttttttattaaatcaacataaaaaacacaagctacacttccaattagtgcaacaacccaaaaataactccctttttcttgacaaaaaataaaataaaaataaaattccggaccataaggcgcaccggattataggacgcattaaaaggagtcatatatatatatatttttttatttttttctaaaactaGAACATTTACTTATGgtctaccgggccgcagaatatatatattttttttatatatatagttaaattaacaaaaaaaacaagatacacttacaattagtggaccaaccccaaaaaaatccccttttcatgacaacaacaacaaaaaaaaattaataaataacattttccggaccataaaatgcaccggattataggacgcattgaaaggagtcatatatatttttttttttttctaaaactaGAACACTTACTTATGGtctaccgggctgcagaatatttttttattttttttatagttaaatcaacataaaaaacacaagatacacttacaattagtgcaacaaccccaaaaaaaacctccctttttcatgacaaaaaaaaaaattccggaccataaggcgcaccagattataggacgcgttaaaaggagtctattttttttttgtctaaatgtacaacacttcctgtcatttggtaccgggctgcagaatattttatatttattttttatatacatatatgttttttttttttttattaaatcaacataaaaaacacaagatacacttccaattagtgcaacaacccaaaaataactccctttttcttgacaaaaaaaataaataaatacaattttccggaccataagacgcactggattataggacgcattaaaaggagtcatatatatatatatatatttatatatatatttttttatttttttttctaaaactaGAACATTTACTTATGgtctaccgggccgcagaatatatatatttttttatatatatagttaaattaacaaaaaacacaggatacacttacaattagtggaccaacccccaaaaaatccccttttcatgacaacaacaaaaaaaaaattaataaataacattttccggaccataaaatgcaccggattataggacgcattaaaaggagtcatatatatatatatatatatatatatatatatatatatattttttttttttttttctaaaactaGAACACTTACTTATGGtctaccgggctgcagaatatatattttttttattatagttaaatcaacataaaaaacacaagattcacttacaattagtgcaacaaccccaaaaaacctccctttttcatgacaaaaaaaaaaaaattccggaccataaggcgcaccagattataggacgcattaaaaggagtctattttttttgtctaaatttacaacacttcctgtcatttggtaccgggctgcagaatattttatatttattttttatatacatatatgttgttgtttttttattaaatcaacataaaaaaacacaagatgcacttccaattagtgcaacaacccaaaaaacctcccttttttatgacaaaaaaaataaataaatacaattttccggaccataagacgcactggattataggacacattaaaaggagtcatatatatgtgtatatatatataatttttttttttttttttttttttttttctaaaactaGAACATTTACTTATGgtctaccgggccgcagaatatatatatttttttatatatatagttaaattaacaaaaaacacaggatacacttacaattagtggaccaacccccaaaaaatccctttttcatgacaacaacaacaacaaaaaaaataataaataacattttccggatatatatatatatatatatatatatatatatatatatatatatatatatatatatatatatatatttttttttttttttatctaaaactAGAACACTTACTTATGGtctaccgggctgcagaatatatatatatttttttatagttaaatcaacataaaaaacacaagattcacttacaattagtgcaacaaccccaaaaaaaacctccctttttcatgacaaaaaaaaatcattccggaccataaggcgcaccagattataggacgcattaaaaggagtctattttttttgtctaaatttacaacacttcctgtcatttggtaccgggctgcagaatattttatatttattttttatatgcatatatgtttttgtttttttattaaatcaacataaaaaaacacaagatgcacttccaattagtgcaacaacccaaaaaacctcccttttttatgacaaaaaaataaataaataaaattttccggaccataaaatgcaccggattataggacgcattaaaaggagtcatatatatatatatatatatatatattttttttttttctaaaactaGAACACTTACTTATGGTCTACCGGGCctcggctcgattggtaccgggccgccgaagaatcttttttttttatatatagttaaatcaacataaaaaacacaagatacacttacaattagtgcaacaacacaaaaaaactccctttttcatgacaaaaaaataaataattccggaccataaggcgcaccggatcatAGGACGCGTTAAAAGgagtcaaattttttttttgtctaaatttaGAACACTTCCTGTCatttggtaccgggctgcagaatattttatatttattttttattatttttatgtattttttttattaaatcaacataaaaaaaacacaagctaaacttccaattagtgcaacaaccccaaaaataactccctttttcatgacaaaaaaggcCGTGGGACAAATCATCAAGCATTGataaaaaaggttgaggaccactggcctcgtggttagagggtccgccctaaggtgggtaggttgtgagttcaaaccccggccgagtcataccaaagactataaaaaaaaaatgggagtcattacctccctgctttggcactcagcatcaaaaggttagaattgggggttcaatcaccaaacaataattcccgggcgtggccactgctgctgctcactgctcccctcaccacttTTTTCCCCATTCAACAATGTATTTATTCGTTACTTTTACTGGGCTACAGTTGGATGTTGTTGACCAAATGGCACGCATACGTCAGAATGGCTTGAATGGCcacatttggcccacgggccagaggtTCCACATCCGGTGCACTCCCACAGCTGCACTTTTATCCCGACCAGAACATGGAAGTCCACTGAAATGATAACTGAGCCAAACTTTTACAATGATTGTTTACCTTTGTTGGAATGACCGTATCGGTGGTGATTGTacataacgtatttccttgaattgacgccCGGGAgctaattaatgtaaaacctcttctcactccggcacttaccaaaggcatgcgataaatttaagcctgcgcttaaaaatttgagtgtggtgtaaggataccatcatgaaaagcacatttaataaaaaaaacgttatcatggtcttacctttacttataaatgaagtccatgcgcatctCCTTCTGgtcaaaagcatggataacttgtttatataagtcttccttatctttcttcagttttaaaagtccctctgtctcgatggagatcttccttttttacctcctgcttcgattgaaagtccagtttagaaaactgttttattttcgatatgtaatcccccatgttaaaagtgcaagcgagaggaaaaaataaaggatcgctgcgtgttgtcacttcttctgcagccaagtagtcgcaataaggatcactagcgccctctcccgccaggaggcgggagtcatttaatgactcatatttgacacacgcagctacggtatattaataaaacatagctgcttactgttctttttagcatattcaatagcttggaccttaaatcctactgaatagctcttaatcttcttccctttatgcgatttcaaatgattgaaatcagcctcctccgttttgaaaatgatgacaggtgaagtgtcactcgtgacgtgacgagtttgacccggtggaaattctagacatgcgctaataaaaataatattttgcaaaatgagtttgaccccgacgttaatcctgagccggaggtaatgctaagcatgcgctaattattttaaaaccttttcttaccaaaggcatgcggtaaatttaagcctgcgcttaaaaatttgagtgtgatgtaaggataccatcatgaaaagcacatttaataaaaaaaagttattatggtcttacctttacttataaatgaagtccatgcgcagctccttctgatcaaaaccaTCGATaaattgtttatagaagtcttccttatctttcttcagttttaaaagtccctctgtctcgatggagatcttccttttttacctcctgcttcgattgaaagtccagtttagaaaacttttattttcgatatgtaatcctccatgttaaaagtgcaagcgagaggaaaaaataaacgatcgctgcttgttgtcacttcttctgcagctgagtagtcgcaagaaggaatcactagcgccctctaccaccaggaggcgggagtcatttaatgactcatatttgacacacgcagctacggtatattaataaaacgtagctgcttactgttctttttagcatattcaatagcttggaccttaaatcctactgaatagctcttaatcttcttccctttaagcgatttcaaatgattgaaatcagcttcctccattttgaaaatgatgacaggtgaagtgtcactcgtgacgtgacgagtttgaccctgtggaaattctagacataggcagcaattcaaggaaatacggtactttggaATTTGAACGCAGTGATATTTTCTGTCATTTCCTGCACGCTCCTTACTGTGAtaaccaccatcatcatcatcatcatcaatgtgGGATGTAATTCAATGTTTTAATTGGTGCATGTGTGGAAATCCTAACGTGTGTTACTAACTACCTCCTGCTGTAGATTTGTGATTTAGCCGAGCGAGCAAGAGAGAGAGTGGCCTTAATTGCACCTTTTGAGAATGGCTGCCATAAACCGGTCTCCTCCCAAAGTTCAAAGACTGGGTAAGTAGCAGCGGGAAGTCCTCCCGGTGGCGGGAAGGCCATGTTTTGATGGTCAGGTGACTCCAAGCGTGACAAAAGCACAAGCAGGAAGTGACACCTGAAGACACAATCCACCTTTTTTGCACCAGCAGTTCAGGAAGGTTTTGGTACCCGGAACTCAaggttcctgtagaa
This genomic window from Nerophis ophidion isolate RoL-2023_Sa unplaced genomic scaffold, RoL_Noph_v1.0 HiC_scaffold_392, whole genome shotgun sequence contains:
- the LOC133548076 gene encoding T-cell immunomodulatory protein-like, producing the protein MRSFNWAVLAFLLPFVAKYETFALQDVTADLFGAKNNGTLAAFGDFNADKQTDIFIIREQSELVIFLADSKAPYFKPRVNISKGILPSDTVLTSVVPGDYDGDSQMDVLLTSQMSLTDSSVFIFWGDNQTLDTVGWIKLNKTFKDQPLVMDFNGDMIPDIFGVTDQATTEYCSLVNR